AATTCTTCCATGTTTCAGCAGTAGCATATTGTTTCATGGAGCTAAGGTCCAAAATATGGAAGAAACAGGTGTTTCCACAACTCTACCACCCAGTCCGTTCCATTAATCCCTATTTCATGACCACATATCTTTCCGGCTAAGTAATGAAACCTTTCTCCTCTTACAtgaatcaattttcatttcatccGGGAAAAGCCATCTTTTTCTCAACAATGTCTTTGTCATTTGATCCAATAGCCTTCCGTTAGATAGGAACAGATTTGATAAATACTGATAACTCTCGGATGGAGTATTAGAACGGAAAAATCCATTAGATAATGAACTATTGGTTCTAAGCCATCTCTGGCGATGAATCAATAATTCGAAGTGCTTTTCTTGCGTATTCTTGATAAACCAGCGTTTATATATAGATGTAGGAGGATCTGTTTGGGAAGTAAAAGCCCTTTGACATCTCTTCATCTGCAAAAATTCTCGGTGTGAAAACACAGAGACAAAGGGCTGATCTTTGAATAGGAAAAAGGGATCCGGGATCCCAAATGAATTGCTTATTCGAAAAAAGCCTTGTTCTTTGGAAGATCTATCTCGTGCCTGGTACTGCATGGTTCCCTCTGCAAGAACCCGGAATCATTCTCTTGAAGCTCATCCTTTTTCATAAATGATCCGCTTGCCCGAAATGACCCGGCCCAATAAAATCCCAATTCATTTGGCCTTTCGATACAATCAAATAGAAAGCCCCAAGGGCGCCATATCCTAGGAGCCCAAACTATGTGATTGAATAAATCCTCCTCTATCTGTTGCGGGTCGAGTACTCCTTCTCCTTCCCCTTCTTCAAACTCCGATTCGTATTTTTCATAGAGATTTCTCTGATCAACGATAGAACAAGATCCATTTGCATCATATATAAAGGGTTCCCCGGCTCGGACCGAAGAAGCAATGTCACTCGATCATTATCAAACTGACCCAATCTTTTTCTGTCCGTGAGGATCCCAAAGGCCTTCTACTTCTAATAGGCCATGAACTAGATCAGAATCATTCTCAACGAACCCATAAAAGTGATCCCATTTTTCATCGGGTCCGGGTAGAGACCAAAGGTCTTGAGCGACCGATCCGGCAGAACAACTCAAAGATAAAGAAGTATCGTTAATTTCTTCATGCTC
The DNA window shown above is from Gossypium raimondii isolate GPD5lz unplaced genomic scaffold, ASM2569854v1 Contig00172, whole genome shotgun sequence and carries:
- the LOC128037026 gene encoding protein Ycf2-like, which translates into the protein MVLRAWNEHEEINDTSLSLSCSAGSVAQDLWSLPGPDEKWDHFYGFVENDSDLVHGLLEVEGLWDPHGQKKIGSRNLYEKYESEFEEGEGEGVLDPQQIEEDLFNHIVWAPRIWRPWGFLFDCIERPNELGFYWAGSFRASGSFMKKDELQENDSGFLQREPCSTRHEIDLPKNKMKRCQRAFTSQTDPPTSIYKRWFIKNTQEKHFELLIHRQRWLRTNSSLSNGFFRSNTPSESYQYLSNLFLSNGRLLDQMTKTLLRKRWLFPDEMKIDSCKRRKVSLLSRKDMWS